Proteins encoded within one genomic window of Cucumis sativus cultivar 9930 chromosome 3, Cucumber_9930_V3, whole genome shotgun sequence:
- the LOC101206685 gene encoding thioredoxin-like 1-1, chloroplastic isoform X3, producing MAEELSLLKGILFLLHDLRRFPMFSGFRIPKAQKWWEKGLQPNMKEVTGAHDFVDSLLNAGDKLVIVDFFSPGCGGCKALHPKICQFAEMYPDIQFLQVNYEEHKSMCYSLGVHVLPFFRFYRGAQGRLCSFSCTNATIKKFKDALAKHNTDRCSLGPTQGLEEKDLAALAANKELSFDYTPKPAEEVPISIAIPIPIPATVGGVRTSESERSRSDVGQLPLPLSSTILKSSGQVSMENAYAG from the exons ATGGCAGAAGAATTGAGTCTACTGAAAGGAATTCTGTTTCTCCTCCACGATCTTCGACGATTTCCCATGTTT AGTGGCTTTCGGATTCCAAAAGCTCAGAAATGGTGGGAAAAAGGTTTACAACCTAATATGAAGGAGGTAACCGGTGCACATGATTTTGTGGATTCTCTTTTAAATGCTGGGGATAAGCTTGTTATTGTCGATTTCTTCTCCCCTGGTTGTGGTGGCTGCAAAGCTCTTCACCCGAAG ATATGCCAATTTGCTGAGATGTATCCTGATATCCAATTTTTGCAAGTAAACTATGAAGAACACAAATCCATGTGTTATAGTCTTGGTGTCCATGTGCTTCCCTTCTTCCGCTTCTACAGAGGCGCTCAAGGCCGTCTTTGCAGCTTTAGCTGCACTAATGCAACG ATTAAGAAATTCAAGGATGCGTTAGCCAAGCACAACACAGATCGATGCAGCCTTGGCCCCACGCAAGGGTTGGAGGAGAAAGATCTTGCGGCACTTGCCGCCAACAAAGAATTGTCTTTCGACTACACACCTAAACCAGCAGAAGAGGTCCCCATCTCCATCGCCATCCCCATCCCCATCCCCGCCACAGTGGGAGGGGTAAGAACTTCAGAATCAGAACGTTCACGTTCAGATGTGGGACAACTgcctcttcctctttcttcaACTATCCTCAAGTCGTCTGGCCAAGTCTCCATGGAGAATGCCTATGCGGGATGA
- the LOC101206928 gene encoding cathepsin B-like protease 2 isoform X1 codes for MASSHFYLSLSLLFLAAVCTFHHQQVYAEEQVLKFKLDADILQESIVRHVNEHPQAGWKATMNPRFSNYSVSQFKYLLGVKQTPEKDLKSTPVLSHPKSLKLPKSFDAREAWPQCISIGTILDQGHCGSCWAFGAVESLSDRFCIHFDMNITLSVNDLLACCGFMCGDGCDGGYPISAWRYFVRHGVVTEQCDPYFDTTGCSHPGCEPAYPTPRCVRHCVDKNQIWRKTKHYGVSAYRVKRDPNDIMAEVYKNGPVEVSFTVYEDFAHYKSGVYKHITGDVMGGHAVKLIGWGTTDDGEDYWLLANQWNRGWGDDGYFKIRRGTNECGIEEDVVAGLPSTKNIAREAAI; via the exons ATGGCATCATCTCACTTCTATTTGTCCCTTTCCTTGCTATTTTTGGCTGCCGTCTGCACCTTCCATCATCAG CAGGTCTATGCAGAGGAACAAGTTCTAAAGTTCAAACTCGATGCTGATATTCTTCAG GAGTCTATCGTTCGGCATGTAAACGAACACCCACAGGCTGGCTGGAAAGCTACCATGAACCCACGTTTTTCGAACTATTCT GTTAGCCAATTCAAGTACCTGCTTGGCGTCAAACAAACTCCTGAAAAGGATTTGAAAAGTACCCCTGTTTTATCCCATCCCAAGTCTTTAAAGTTGCCAAAAAGCTTTGATGCAAGAGAAGCTTGGCCTCAGTGTATCAGCATTGGAACCATTCTAG ATCAG GGGCACTGTGGTTCTTGCTGGGCATTTGGTGCTGTTGAGTCACTTTCAGATCGATTCTGCATTCATTTTGACATG AACATTACTTTGTCTGTTAATGACCTTTTGGCATGCTGTGGGTTCATGTGTGGTGATGGCTGTGATGGGGGTTACCCGATTTCTGCATGGCGATACTTTGTTCGTCATGGAGTTGTTACTGAACAG TGTGATCCATATTTTGACACTACTGGTTGTTCCCACCCTGGCTGTGAACCTGCATATCCTACTCCTAGATGTGTCAGGCATTGTGTAGATAAGAACCAGATTTGGAGAAAAACAAAGCACTATGGTGTTAGTGCTTATAGGGTTAAAAGGGATCCCAATGATATCATGGCAGAAGTTTATAAGAATGGACCAGTCGAGGTTTCCTTCACAGTGTACGAG GATTTTGCTCACTATAAATCTGGCGTTTACAAACATATTACCGGCGATGTAATGGGAGGCCATGCTGTGAAGCTTATTGGATGGGGAACAACGGATGATGGAGAGGATTATTGG CTTTTGGCGAATCAGTGGAACAGAGGCTGGGGCGAT gATGGCTACTTCAAGATAAGAAGAGGAACGAATGAGTGTGGGATTGAGGAAGACGTTGTTGCTGGTTTACCCTCAACTAAAAATATTGCCAGGGAGGCTGCCATATGA
- the LOC101206685 gene encoding thioredoxin-like 1-1, chloroplastic isoform X1: protein MADALSKIAFLAPFPPSSSSSHRHLHRLSLPFSEFKSVDSSSHPFNWKRISVKLPSTSGPFSSSYSYGRRIESTERNSVSPPRSSTISHSGFRIPKAQKWWEKGLQPNMKEVTGAHDFVDSLLNAGDKLVIVDFFSPGCGGCKALHPKICQFAEMYPDIQFLQVNYEEHKSMCYSLGVHVLPFFRFYRGAQGRLCSFSCTNATIKKFKDALAKHNTDRCSLGPTQGLEEKDLAALAANKELSFDYTPKPAEEVPISIAIPIPIPATVGGVRTSESERSRSDVGQLPLPLSSTILKSSGQVSMENAYAG, encoded by the exons ATGGCTGACGCTCTCAGCAAGATTGCTTTTCTTGCCCCTTTtcccccttcttcttcttcttctcatcgTCACCTTCATCGTCTTTCTCTACCTTTTTCCGAATTTAAATCGGTTGATTCTTCTTCCCATCCCTTTAATTGGAAACGAATTTCTGTGAAATTACCATCCACCTCGGGGCCGTTTTCTAGCAGTTACTCCTATGGCAGAAGAATTGAGTCTACTGAAAGGAATTCTGTTTCTCCTCCACGATCTTCGACGATTTCCCAT AGTGGCTTTCGGATTCCAAAAGCTCAGAAATGGTGGGAAAAAGGTTTACAACCTAATATGAAGGAGGTAACCGGTGCACATGATTTTGTGGATTCTCTTTTAAATGCTGGGGATAAGCTTGTTATTGTCGATTTCTTCTCCCCTGGTTGTGGTGGCTGCAAAGCTCTTCACCCGAAG ATATGCCAATTTGCTGAGATGTATCCTGATATCCAATTTTTGCAAGTAAACTATGAAGAACACAAATCCATGTGTTATAGTCTTGGTGTCCATGTGCTTCCCTTCTTCCGCTTCTACAGAGGCGCTCAAGGCCGTCTTTGCAGCTTTAGCTGCACTAATGCAACG ATTAAGAAATTCAAGGATGCGTTAGCCAAGCACAACACAGATCGATGCAGCCTTGGCCCCACGCAAGGGTTGGAGGAGAAAGATCTTGCGGCACTTGCCGCCAACAAAGAATTGTCTTTCGACTACACACCTAAACCAGCAGAAGAGGTCCCCATCTCCATCGCCATCCCCATCCCCATCCCCGCCACAGTGGGAGGGGTAAGAACTTCAGAATCAGAACGTTCACGTTCAGATGTGGGACAACTgcctcttcctctttcttcaACTATCCTCAAGTCGTCTGGCCAAGTCTCCATGGAGAATGCCTATGCGGGATGA
- the LOC101206445 gene encoding myb-related protein 2 isoform X1, translating to MYHHQHRGKSIHSSERHMFLQGGGNGGGGDSGLVLSTDAKPRLKWTPDLHDRFVEAVNQLGGADKATPKTVMKIMGIPGLTLYHLKSHLQKYRLSKNLHGQANGGSGTNKTGTGWRVGTVAVSVDQRLGEANGAAAAARTSNIVVGPQPTSQSNKSLQISETIQMQIEVQKRLHEQLEVQRHLQLRIEAQGKYLQTVLEKAQETLGRQNLGTVGLEAAKVQLSELVSKVSTQCLTAAFPELHNQSQSQRVCAQQQSQPPDCSMDSCLTSSEGGSKDQQAQQQQHVLLHNSHLALRPYADRASSGAPDHSLHGLSMSIGLVQGEKAGPEGYNGYSTSEGQRLFGSKRTKDAVMEKETGFRYRMDLNNAGEDQLISSNNNNDHTSSTTCKMFDLNGFS from the exons ATGTACCATCATCAACACAGAGGGAAGAGCATTCACTCATCAGAAAGGCATATGTTTTTACAAGGTGGTGGAAATGGGGGTGGAGGAGATTCAGGACTTGTTCTTTCAACTGATGCTAAGCCTAGGCTTAAATGGACTCCTGATTTGCATGACCGCTTTGTTGAAGCTGTTAATCAATTGGGAGGGGCTGACA aGGCCACTCCTAAAACTGTGATGAAAATCATGGGCATTCCTGGACTTACTTTGTACCACTTGAAAAGCCATCTTCAG AAATACAGGCTAAGCAAGAATTTGCATGGACAAGCAAATGGTGGAAGTGGAACAAATAAAACtg GTACGGGTTGGCGTGTAGGAACAGTGGCGGTTTCCGTAGACCAAAGATTGGGAGAGGCAAATggagcagcagcagcagctcGTACTAGCAATATTGTTGTCGGCCCTCAACCCACCTCCCAGTCCAACAA aaGCCTTCAAATAAGTGAAACAATACAGATGCAAATCGAAGTGCAGAAAAGGTTACACGAACAACTcgag GTACAAAGGCATTTACAACTTAGAATAGAAGCACAAGGGAAGTATCTCCAAACAGTATTGGAGAAAGCACAAGAAACATTAGGAAGACAAAACTTAGGGACAGTAGGACTTGAAGCAGCCAAAGTACAGCTTTCAGAATTAGTCTCTAAAGTCTCCACTCAATGTCTAACCGCAGCATTTCCAGAGCTACACAATCAAAGCCAAAGCCAAAGGGTTTGTGCTCAACAACAAAGCCAACCCCCTGACTGCTCAATGGACAGTTGCTTGACATCCAGCGAGGGGGGCTCCAAGGATCAACAAgcccaacaacaacaacacgTCCTCCTCCACAACAGCCACTTGGCCCTCCGACCCTACGCAGACCGAGCCTCGTCAGGTGCTCCCGACCACAGCCTTCATGGGCTGTCCATGAGCATTGGACTGGTGCAAGGGGAGAAAGCAGGGCCGGAAGGGTACAATGGGTATTCGACATCGGAGGGTCAGAGATTGTTTGGGAGTAAAAGGACGAAGGATGCAGTAATGGAAAAGGAGACGGGGTTTAGATATAGAATGGATTTGAATAATGCTGGAGAGGATCAATTAattagtagtaataataataatgatcatACGTCTTCTACTACTTGCAAGATGTTTGATCTTAATGGCTTTAGCTAA
- the LOC101206685 gene encoding thioredoxin-like 1-1, chloroplastic isoform X2, translating to MADALSKIAFLAPFPPSSSSSHRHLHRLSLPFSEFKSVDSSSHPFNWKRISVKLPSTSGPFSSSYSYGRRIESTERNSVSPPRSSTISHSGFRIPKAQKWWEKGLQPNMKEICQFAEMYPDIQFLQVNYEEHKSMCYSLGVHVLPFFRFYRGAQGRLCSFSCTNATIKKFKDALAKHNTDRCSLGPTQGLEEKDLAALAANKELSFDYTPKPAEEVPISIAIPIPIPATVGGVRTSESERSRSDVGQLPLPLSSTILKSSGQVSMENAYAG from the exons ATGGCTGACGCTCTCAGCAAGATTGCTTTTCTTGCCCCTTTtcccccttcttcttcttcttctcatcgTCACCTTCATCGTCTTTCTCTACCTTTTTCCGAATTTAAATCGGTTGATTCTTCTTCCCATCCCTTTAATTGGAAACGAATTTCTGTGAAATTACCATCCACCTCGGGGCCGTTTTCTAGCAGTTACTCCTATGGCAGAAGAATTGAGTCTACTGAAAGGAATTCTGTTTCTCCTCCACGATCTTCGACGATTTCCCAT AGTGGCTTTCGGATTCCAAAAGCTCAGAAATGGTGGGAAAAAGGTTTACAACCTAATATGAAGGAG ATATGCCAATTTGCTGAGATGTATCCTGATATCCAATTTTTGCAAGTAAACTATGAAGAACACAAATCCATGTGTTATAGTCTTGGTGTCCATGTGCTTCCCTTCTTCCGCTTCTACAGAGGCGCTCAAGGCCGTCTTTGCAGCTTTAGCTGCACTAATGCAACG ATTAAGAAATTCAAGGATGCGTTAGCCAAGCACAACACAGATCGATGCAGCCTTGGCCCCACGCAAGGGTTGGAGGAGAAAGATCTTGCGGCACTTGCCGCCAACAAAGAATTGTCTTTCGACTACACACCTAAACCAGCAGAAGAGGTCCCCATCTCCATCGCCATCCCCATCCCCATCCCCGCCACAGTGGGAGGGGTAAGAACTTCAGAATCAGAACGTTCACGTTCAGATGTGGGACAACTgcctcttcctctttcttcaACTATCCTCAAGTCGTCTGGCCAAGTCTCCATGGAGAATGCCTATGCGGGATGA
- the LOC101206445 gene encoding myb-related protein 2 isoform X3 — protein MYHHQHRGKSIHSSERHMFLQGGGNGGGGDSGLVLSTDAKPRLKWTPDLHDRFVEAVNQLGGADKATPKTVMKIMGIPGLTLYHLKSHLQKYRLSKNLHGQANGGSGTNKTVAVSVDQRLGEANGAAAAARTSNIVVGPQPTSQSNKSLQISETIQMQIEVQKRLHEQLEVQRHLQLRIEAQGKYLQTVLEKAQETLGRQNLGTVGLEAAKVQLSELVSKVSTQCLTAAFPELHNQSQSQRVCAQQQSQPPDCSMDSCLTSSEGGSKDQQAQQQQHVLLHNSHLALRPYADRASSGAPDHSLHGLSMSIGLVQGEKAGPEGYNGYSTSEGQRLFGSKRTKDAVMEKETGFRYRMDLNNAGEDQLISSNNNNDHTSSTTCKMFDLNGFS, from the exons ATGTACCATCATCAACACAGAGGGAAGAGCATTCACTCATCAGAAAGGCATATGTTTTTACAAGGTGGTGGAAATGGGGGTGGAGGAGATTCAGGACTTGTTCTTTCAACTGATGCTAAGCCTAGGCTTAAATGGACTCCTGATTTGCATGACCGCTTTGTTGAAGCTGTTAATCAATTGGGAGGGGCTGACA aGGCCACTCCTAAAACTGTGATGAAAATCATGGGCATTCCTGGACTTACTTTGTACCACTTGAAAAGCCATCTTCAG AAATACAGGCTAAGCAAGAATTTGCATGGACAAGCAAATGGTGGAAGTGGAACAAATAAAACtg TGGCGGTTTCCGTAGACCAAAGATTGGGAGAGGCAAATggagcagcagcagcagctcGTACTAGCAATATTGTTGTCGGCCCTCAACCCACCTCCCAGTCCAACAA aaGCCTTCAAATAAGTGAAACAATACAGATGCAAATCGAAGTGCAGAAAAGGTTACACGAACAACTcgag GTACAAAGGCATTTACAACTTAGAATAGAAGCACAAGGGAAGTATCTCCAAACAGTATTGGAGAAAGCACAAGAAACATTAGGAAGACAAAACTTAGGGACAGTAGGACTTGAAGCAGCCAAAGTACAGCTTTCAGAATTAGTCTCTAAAGTCTCCACTCAATGTCTAACCGCAGCATTTCCAGAGCTACACAATCAAAGCCAAAGCCAAAGGGTTTGTGCTCAACAACAAAGCCAACCCCCTGACTGCTCAATGGACAGTTGCTTGACATCCAGCGAGGGGGGCTCCAAGGATCAACAAgcccaacaacaacaacacgTCCTCCTCCACAACAGCCACTTGGCCCTCCGACCCTACGCAGACCGAGCCTCGTCAGGTGCTCCCGACCACAGCCTTCATGGGCTGTCCATGAGCATTGGACTGGTGCAAGGGGAGAAAGCAGGGCCGGAAGGGTACAATGGGTATTCGACATCGGAGGGTCAGAGATTGTTTGGGAGTAAAAGGACGAAGGATGCAGTAATGGAAAAGGAGACGGGGTTTAGATATAGAATGGATTTGAATAATGCTGGAGAGGATCAATTAattagtagtaataataataatgatcatACGTCTTCTACTACTTGCAAGATGTTTGATCTTAATGGCTTTAGCTAA
- the LOC101206685 gene encoding thioredoxin-like 1-1, chloroplastic isoform X4, translated as MAEELSLLKGILFLLHDLRRFPMFSGFRIPKAQKWWEKGLQPNMKEICQFAEMYPDIQFLQVNYEEHKSMCYSLGVHVLPFFRFYRGAQGRLCSFSCTNATIKKFKDALAKHNTDRCSLGPTQGLEEKDLAALAANKELSFDYTPKPAEEVPISIAIPIPIPATVGGVRTSESERSRSDVGQLPLPLSSTILKSSGQVSMENAYAG; from the exons ATGGCAGAAGAATTGAGTCTACTGAAAGGAATTCTGTTTCTCCTCCACGATCTTCGACGATTTCCCATGTTT AGTGGCTTTCGGATTCCAAAAGCTCAGAAATGGTGGGAAAAAGGTTTACAACCTAATATGAAGGAG ATATGCCAATTTGCTGAGATGTATCCTGATATCCAATTTTTGCAAGTAAACTATGAAGAACACAAATCCATGTGTTATAGTCTTGGTGTCCATGTGCTTCCCTTCTTCCGCTTCTACAGAGGCGCTCAAGGCCGTCTTTGCAGCTTTAGCTGCACTAATGCAACG ATTAAGAAATTCAAGGATGCGTTAGCCAAGCACAACACAGATCGATGCAGCCTTGGCCCCACGCAAGGGTTGGAGGAGAAAGATCTTGCGGCACTTGCCGCCAACAAAGAATTGTCTTTCGACTACACACCTAAACCAGCAGAAGAGGTCCCCATCTCCATCGCCATCCCCATCCCCATCCCCGCCACAGTGGGAGGGGTAAGAACTTCAGAATCAGAACGTTCACGTTCAGATGTGGGACAACTgcctcttcctctttcttcaACTATCCTCAAGTCGTCTGGCCAAGTCTCCATGGAGAATGCCTATGCGGGATGA
- the LOC101206445 gene encoding myb-related protein 2 isoform X2, with protein sequence MYHHQHRGKSIHSSERHMFLQGGGNGGGGDSGLVLSTDAKPRLKWTPDLHDRFVEAVNQLGGADKATPKTVMKIMGIPGLTLYHLKSHLQKYRLSKNLHGQANGGSGTNKTGTVAVSVDQRLGEANGAAAAARTSNIVVGPQPTSQSNKSLQISETIQMQIEVQKRLHEQLEVQRHLQLRIEAQGKYLQTVLEKAQETLGRQNLGTVGLEAAKVQLSELVSKVSTQCLTAAFPELHNQSQSQRVCAQQQSQPPDCSMDSCLTSSEGGSKDQQAQQQQHVLLHNSHLALRPYADRASSGAPDHSLHGLSMSIGLVQGEKAGPEGYNGYSTSEGQRLFGSKRTKDAVMEKETGFRYRMDLNNAGEDQLISSNNNNDHTSSTTCKMFDLNGFS encoded by the exons ATGTACCATCATCAACACAGAGGGAAGAGCATTCACTCATCAGAAAGGCATATGTTTTTACAAGGTGGTGGAAATGGGGGTGGAGGAGATTCAGGACTTGTTCTTTCAACTGATGCTAAGCCTAGGCTTAAATGGACTCCTGATTTGCATGACCGCTTTGTTGAAGCTGTTAATCAATTGGGAGGGGCTGACA aGGCCACTCCTAAAACTGTGATGAAAATCATGGGCATTCCTGGACTTACTTTGTACCACTTGAAAAGCCATCTTCAG AAATACAGGCTAAGCAAGAATTTGCATGGACAAGCAAATGGTGGAAGTGGAACAAATAAAACtg GAACAGTGGCGGTTTCCGTAGACCAAAGATTGGGAGAGGCAAATggagcagcagcagcagctcGTACTAGCAATATTGTTGTCGGCCCTCAACCCACCTCCCAGTCCAACAA aaGCCTTCAAATAAGTGAAACAATACAGATGCAAATCGAAGTGCAGAAAAGGTTACACGAACAACTcgag GTACAAAGGCATTTACAACTTAGAATAGAAGCACAAGGGAAGTATCTCCAAACAGTATTGGAGAAAGCACAAGAAACATTAGGAAGACAAAACTTAGGGACAGTAGGACTTGAAGCAGCCAAAGTACAGCTTTCAGAATTAGTCTCTAAAGTCTCCACTCAATGTCTAACCGCAGCATTTCCAGAGCTACACAATCAAAGCCAAAGCCAAAGGGTTTGTGCTCAACAACAAAGCCAACCCCCTGACTGCTCAATGGACAGTTGCTTGACATCCAGCGAGGGGGGCTCCAAGGATCAACAAgcccaacaacaacaacacgTCCTCCTCCACAACAGCCACTTGGCCCTCCGACCCTACGCAGACCGAGCCTCGTCAGGTGCTCCCGACCACAGCCTTCATGGGCTGTCCATGAGCATTGGACTGGTGCAAGGGGAGAAAGCAGGGCCGGAAGGGTACAATGGGTATTCGACATCGGAGGGTCAGAGATTGTTTGGGAGTAAAAGGACGAAGGATGCAGTAATGGAAAAGGAGACGGGGTTTAGATATAGAATGGATTTGAATAATGCTGGAGAGGATCAATTAattagtagtaataataataatgatcatACGTCTTCTACTACTTGCAAGATGTTTGATCTTAATGGCTTTAGCTAA
- the LOC101206928 gene encoding cathepsin B-like protease 3 isoform X2, whose protein sequence is MASSHFYLSLSLLFLAAVCTFHHQVYAEEQVLKFKLDADILQESIVRHVNEHPQAGWKATMNPRFSNYSVSQFKYLLGVKQTPEKDLKSTPVLSHPKSLKLPKSFDAREAWPQCISIGTILDQGHCGSCWAFGAVESLSDRFCIHFDMNITLSVNDLLACCGFMCGDGCDGGYPISAWRYFVRHGVVTEQCDPYFDTTGCSHPGCEPAYPTPRCVRHCVDKNQIWRKTKHYGVSAYRVKRDPNDIMAEVYKNGPVEVSFTVYEDFAHYKSGVYKHITGDVMGGHAVKLIGWGTTDDGEDYWLLANQWNRGWGDDGYFKIRRGTNECGIEEDVVAGLPSTKNIAREAAI, encoded by the exons ATGGCATCATCTCACTTCTATTTGTCCCTTTCCTTGCTATTTTTGGCTGCCGTCTGCACCTTCCATCATCAG GTCTATGCAGAGGAACAAGTTCTAAAGTTCAAACTCGATGCTGATATTCTTCAG GAGTCTATCGTTCGGCATGTAAACGAACACCCACAGGCTGGCTGGAAAGCTACCATGAACCCACGTTTTTCGAACTATTCT GTTAGCCAATTCAAGTACCTGCTTGGCGTCAAACAAACTCCTGAAAAGGATTTGAAAAGTACCCCTGTTTTATCCCATCCCAAGTCTTTAAAGTTGCCAAAAAGCTTTGATGCAAGAGAAGCTTGGCCTCAGTGTATCAGCATTGGAACCATTCTAG ATCAG GGGCACTGTGGTTCTTGCTGGGCATTTGGTGCTGTTGAGTCACTTTCAGATCGATTCTGCATTCATTTTGACATG AACATTACTTTGTCTGTTAATGACCTTTTGGCATGCTGTGGGTTCATGTGTGGTGATGGCTGTGATGGGGGTTACCCGATTTCTGCATGGCGATACTTTGTTCGTCATGGAGTTGTTACTGAACAG TGTGATCCATATTTTGACACTACTGGTTGTTCCCACCCTGGCTGTGAACCTGCATATCCTACTCCTAGATGTGTCAGGCATTGTGTAGATAAGAACCAGATTTGGAGAAAAACAAAGCACTATGGTGTTAGTGCTTATAGGGTTAAAAGGGATCCCAATGATATCATGGCAGAAGTTTATAAGAATGGACCAGTCGAGGTTTCCTTCACAGTGTACGAG GATTTTGCTCACTATAAATCTGGCGTTTACAAACATATTACCGGCGATGTAATGGGAGGCCATGCTGTGAAGCTTATTGGATGGGGAACAACGGATGATGGAGAGGATTATTGG CTTTTGGCGAATCAGTGGAACAGAGGCTGGGGCGAT gATGGCTACTTCAAGATAAGAAGAGGAACGAATGAGTGTGGGATTGAGGAAGACGTTGTTGCTGGTTTACCCTCAACTAAAAATATTGCCAGGGAGGCTGCCATATGA